The Desulfonatronospira thiodismutans ASO3-1 region TTCGGGAGGCCGGGACTCTGGGCCATGCAGTTCCACCCGGAAAAAAGCGGCCGGCCCGGACTGAAAATCCTGAACAATTTTTACAGGTACTGCAGAACCACTTGAAAAAAAAGCTGTTCTCTAAAGCAGCTGACGCATACAATTTGAGGAAAACCATGCTTAGCAAAAGAATCATTCCCTGCCTGGACGTCCGCGACGGCAAGCTCACCAAGGGCATAAAATTCAAGGGCAATGTGGAGATCGGCGACCCGGTGGAAACGGCAAGACTTTATTATGAACAGGGTGCCGACGAGATAGTTTTTTATGACATAACCGCTTCTGCCGAAGCCAGGGGCATCATGCTGCAGGTGGTGGAAAAAGTGGCTGAAACCATTTTCATACCTTTTTCCGTGGGAGGCGGCATTTCCAGCCTGGAGGACATGCGGGCCGCCCTGCTGGCCGGAGCCGAAAAGGTCTCTGTAAATTCCGCTGCCATAAAAAATCCTGCAATCATCTCCGAGGGTGCAGAAGCCTTTGGTTCCCAGTGCATAGTGGTGGGCATGGATGTCCTGCGGGTGGAAAAAAGCACGGATTGCCCCTCCGGGTACGAAATGGTTATCCACGGGGGGCGCAAGCGCATGAACATAGATGCCCTGTGGTGGGCCAGAGAAGTGGAAAGACTAGGTGCGGGAGAGATATGCCTGAACTCCATAGACGCCGACGGCACCAAGGACGGCTACGAACTGGACCTGACCAGGCTCATAGCCCGGAACGTGCGCATTCCTGTAATCGCCTCAGGCGGAGCGGGCAACCCGGAGCATATGACCCGGGCAGTGACCGAAGGCAGGGCGTCTGCTGCGCTCATCGCCTCCATAGTACATTACGGGGAATATACCATCCCCGGTATAAAAGACTCAATGTATCAGGCAGGGGTAAAGGTCCGCAGGACCTGGTAAGCCCGGGGACAGGTGTTTATCAGGCCTGGTAGGTTCCGCTGCGGCCGCCGCTTTTGTGCACTAAGCGGCAGTCCTCGATGACTATGTCCCGCTGCACCGCCTTGCACATGTCGTATATGGTCATGCAGGCGGTCTGGGCGGCCACCAGGGCCTCCATTTCCACCCCGGTAGCAGCTGTGGTGCGGGCTTCCGCCTCCACCACTATCCGGTTTTCATCCTGCTGTACGTCAAAGCGCACATCTACATAACTGAGAAAAAGGGGATGGCAGAGGGGGATCAGTTCTCCGGTTTTCTTGGCTGCCATAATGCCGGCCAGCTTGGCCGTAACCAGCACGTCCCCCTTGGGCAGTGCCTGTTTCATTAGCATATGCATGGTTGAAGAGGCCAGTCTGACCACGCTTCTGACTACAGCCTTTCTGCCGGTCTCCTGCTTGGAGCCCACATCAACCATTCCTACATGGCCCTGTTTGTCCACGTGCGTAAGTTCATCACCCATAACCTGCCCTACTCACCCATTACTTTTTTAAAGAATCGCTTGACCTTGTGCCCGGCCTTTTCCTTTTCCAGATTTTCAAACTCCTGCAGCAGCTCTTCCTGTCTTTTGCTCAGCTTGGTAGGAGTCTTGACCTGGACCTGGACCAGAAGGTCGCCGCGCTGGGTTCCGCCGGGATACGGCAGACCCATCCCGCTTAGTTGAAAAACCTTTCCGCTCTGGGTACCTTTGGGGATCTCCATGGAAATGGGCTCATCCAGGGTCGGCACTTCCACCTTGCCCCCAAGGGCAGCCTGGACAAAGGTGATGTCCACCTGGGTGACCAGGTCCTGGCCCTGCCTCTTGAAAGTGTCGTCCTCTTCCACAAAAATGACTACATACAGATCTCCGGCAGGACCTCCGTGCTCGCCGGGCTCGCCTTCGCCGCGCAGCCTCAGGCGGCTGCCGTTATCCACTCCTGCGGGCACCCGGACCTTGATATGTTTGTTGACCTGGATGACCCCCAGACCTTTGCATTTTTTACAGGGGTTGGTAATGAGCATTCCCTGGCCCTGACAAACCGCGCAGGGCATGGCCACCCGGAAAAATCCCTGGGTGCGGTGTACCTGGCCGCTGCCTCCGCAATGCTTGCATGTCTCGGCGGAATGCCCCGGCTCAGAACCCTGGCCGGTGCAGCGATCGCACTTTTCTCTCTTGGGCAGTTCCAGGTCCACTTCAGTGCCCTTGGCTGCCTCGCGGAAAGAGACAGTCAGGTTGTAACGAAGATCAGCACCTGCTCTGGCCCTTGGACCGGAACGGCGTCCACCGAAACCGAAAAAATCCCCGAATATATCGGAAAAGGAATCAAAAATGTCGTCAGTGCTCCTGAACCCATGAAAACCGTTGCCTTCCATGCCGGCATGACCCAGGTGGTCATATCTCTGACGCTTTTCCGGGTCGCTTAATACCTCGTAGGCTTCAGATGCGTCCTTGAACATGGTTTCAGCCTCAGGATCATCCGGGTTGCGGTCAGGATGGTACTTGAAAGCCATCTTGCGGTAAGCCTTTTTAATCTCTTCCTGACTTGCTTCCCGGGAGACCCCCAGCACCTCGTAATAATCCCTCTTTTCAGCCATGCCTAATCCACCTTGATTCCGGCTTTATGAATGGATTTGGATGGGATGACCTTGCCGGCAGCAATCTCCCTCAAGCTGGTGACCACATCCTTGTTTTTGCTTTCCACGAGAGGTTTATACCCCTCCCGGTACTGCTGAATCCTTCTGACCGACATCTGCACCAGCAAAAAACGGTTGTTAACCTTTTCCAGACAATCTTCTACAGTTATTCTGGCCATAGCCTACCTCTCAATTTATATAAAAAACTAAAAATACCGTTGTAGACCTGATTCCTTGAAAACAAGCCTCTTCAGGACCCAGAAAAAATAACCCGGCCCCATCGACAAAAACGAATATAAGTAACTGCAAAAGGGCTCCCGGGTCAAGAACAAAATCTCGCATTTTGTGCATTGCCCGCATGCAGACTTTATATTATTAGGCCCGGAATTGAAGCTGTCAATTGTTTCCGCTGGAACAAAACGCTGTCTATGGGAATTAAAAAAAATCTCAACCATGCACAGAAAATATGCCTGGGCCGCTGCGGCAAACTCATGCAGCAGACAGGCATGCTGTGGCCCGGGGCCCGGGTGGGCATCGCTGTCTCCGGCGGCGTGGACAGCTGGGTTCTGGCCAGAGTTTTGATGATACGCCAGAAAATAGTGCCCTTTTATTTCGAGATCATCCTTCTGCACGTCAACCCCGGATTCGATCCTGGCAACCACCAGCCCCTGGTGGACTGGCTGGGCGCAAACCCCCTTCCCGGGCATATCCAGTCCACGGACATAGGACCCAGGGCTCACAATCCCGGCAACACCAAGTCTCCCTGCTTCCTGTGCTCGTGGAGCAGGCGCAAGGTCCTTTTTGATCTCTGCAGAAAATACAGCCTGACCCACCTGGCCCTTGGACACAATGCCGAAGACCTGGCTGCTACCTTTTTCATGAACCTTATACAGACCTCCAGAGTGGACGGACTTTCCGCCAGAGAAGAGTTTTTCCAGGGCAGTTTGACCCTGATCCGGCCTCTGCTGCTGGTGGAGAAGAAATATATCCGCAATGCAGCCCGCAGGTGGGAACTGCCTGTCTGGGAAAACCCGTGCCCCTCAGCCGGAGCCAGCAAGAGAACGGAGATGGAGGGAATGCTGGATGTGTTGTCCGGAGGAAACAAAAAGACAAGACAGAATATATTGAATGCTTTTAAGCGCTGGCAGCTTGACTTGGCCTGTAACTTAAAATAGGAATTCATGAATTGTTTATCAGAATTTACTGCTGCAAACCTTTGAAGCACATTTACAAAGGGGTAACAGTTTAGCCCTTTTTAAGGAAAGCAGGGGACATTAAGGAAAGCAGGGGACAGGCACCCCCGCACTTATTTTTCTAAAGGAAGATTGACAGGTTTTAAAATAAGTGCGGGGAGAGCCAGTCCCCATTCCAAATGCAAATGGCTAAACTTTTACACAAAGGGAATCAACATGCTTTTTAAAAAATACCAGTTGGTTATATTTAAAGACAAACATGGATCGTGCTCCAGTATTACATTAAGAGGCTGGGTTTTCATGTTTGCCCTTTTGCTGATCCTGGCCGTAGCCGGAACCAACGTTTACCTCTGGAAGCATTACCAGGAGTACAGGACCGTCAGTCAGCAGTTGAACCGTTCCCAGGACACGGTCCAGTCCCAGAAAATTCAACTCACCACCCTGTTTCACAAGTTTCATGACCTTGAACAGAACCTGGAGCGGGTCCAGGAGTTCGACGACAAGCTCCGGGTCATGCTGAACCTTGAGCCTCCCAGAGAACTTAACCCCAATCCAATAGGCGGGACCAGTGAAAACACCTCCCCTTCATCGTTTCCCTTCTACCGCCAGGAGATGCTCACCAGACAGATGCACAACTTTCTGGACCAACTGAGCAAAGAAGCCCGCCTGGAAGAAATAAAACAGCAGGAGATCCTGCAGGCCCTGCATCAGCAAAAAGATCTCCTTTCCAGTACTCCTTCCATCTGGCCTGCCCAGGGATGGGTATCCTCGGATTTCGGGTATCGTTCCTCACCCTTTACCGGCCAGCGGGAATTTCATAAGGGCCTGGACATTTCAGCTCCAGAAGGTACGCCCATTTATGCTCCGGCATCAGGTAAAGTCACTTTTACCGGCAGGGACGGTGGATACGGCATAACCATGGTCATTGATCACGGCAGGGGAATTACAACCAGGTATGCCCACCTGCAGCGCTACGTAGCTGATGAAGAAACCAAGGTATCCCGGGGAGAGCTTATTGGCTACGTGGGCAACACCGGCAGAAGCACCGGCCCACACCTGCACTACGAAGTACGCCTCAACAACATGCCGGTAAACCCCAAAAGATACATTCTGAACTGACCTGATAAGTGCCCGCAATCCAGTTATCTGTTATCAGTTAATTGTTATTCAGTTTATTATGACCCCAGTGAAACCCTGCTATGCAGGAAATCCTTCGGATTTGTTTCACCTGGCAGGCCCAGTGTATTGGAAGAATATACACGGGGATAGTCTCCTTCAATTCCGCCATTCAATTCCGCTCGCCCCTTCGCCAAGTCGCTGAAATCGCTCAAGTCGCCCCTTCGCTCCCTCGCTTCTTCCCGCTCCCCCAATCTGGCCCGTCTCTTGCTAATCAGCGGGCATGGACATATTCAATTTCAACCCTGAAACCGTATTCAGCTTCTGGCTGACCTTCTTCAGAGTAAGCCTGGTGGTGTTCCTGCTGCCCTTTTTCGGGGGTGAGGCTATGCCCGTACCCATCAAGGCCGCCCTGTGCATTGTTCTATCCCTGGCCCTCTGGCCGCATCTTTCCTTTGATGCGCAATACTTCCCTGAACATCCGGCCCAGATTGCGGTCATGATTATGGGCGAACTGGTTCTGGGGCTTATCCTGGGATTGATCGTGCATTTTCTCTTCGCCGCCATCCAGACAGGGGGAGACCTCATTGCCTTTCAGATGGGCTTTAAAATGATGAACGTGGTGGACCCCCTTACCGGCCTGCAGGAGTCAATAACCACACAGTTTCTGTATATGTGCTCCATGCTGGTGTTTCTAAGCATCAACGGCCACCTGTATATGCTCATGGGCCTGACCCAGAGCTTTGACCTGATACCTCCGGGGGGGCTGTTCATCACCCCGGAGCTTATTAACCAGATCATATATTATTCCAGTCAAATTTTTGTCCTGGCCTTTAAAATTGCTTCTCCAATTATCGCCACGGTCTTCCTGGTCAACCTGGGCCTGGCGTTTATGGCCAGAACCGCTCCCCAGATGAATGTTCTGCTTTTGGGTTTCCCCATAAAGATTGCAGTGGGACTGCTTTTTCTGAGCCTGGTTTTCCAGCTCATCAGCCTGTATGTATCCGGCTTCATCTCCGATCTGGGGGGCACCATGTATAACCTGCTGCGGGCGGCTGCCGGTCCTTCGTGAAGTAACAAGGCGGAATACATCTAATCTTCTGGTAAGTTGAAAGTTATCAGTTAATTGTTGATAGTCCAAAAAAATATTTATTATTGCAGAGTGTTAGATGCCTCAGAAAGACCCCAGTAAAACAGAAGACGCAACCCCGAAACGGCGGAAAAAGGCCCGGGAACAGGGGAATGTACCCAAAAGCCAGGAGATGCCCAAGATCATCAGCCTCATCGCCGGCATTCTTGCTCTGCGCCTGTTTTTCCCCCATATCAGGGATACGTACATGGAGATGACCGAATGGTTCATGGACCAGGCCTTTCATTATCAGCTCAACCCGGAAAGCCTCTATCACCTGGCTGTTTTCAGCATCCAGAATATTGCCAGTATGCTTCTGCCTTTTATGCTCATAGTATTTTTCGTGACTATCGTAGCAATTTATCTGCAAGTAGGTTTTTTGTGGACCTTTAAGCCACTCAAGCCCAAAATGAAAATATTTAACGTAGTTGAAGGGCTCAAGAAAAAATTCCTGGACCTGAACACCCTGGTGCGTCTGGTGAAAAACGTAGGCATCGCCTCAGCCGTTGCTACCGCTCCATACATTATCATCACATCGGAATTTGAAAACTTTCTGCCCCTTTTTTACGAAGACCCTCCTTTTATCGTGGCCTACATCCTGAATACAGCCTTCAAGATGGCTATGCTGGCCATGATCCCCCTGCTTATCATAGCCATCGCCGACGTAGCCTACACCAGGTGGGACTACGAGCAGAACCTGAAAATGACCAAGGACGAGGTCAAGGACGAAAGAAAGCAGGCCGAGGGAAATCCAGAGGTAAAAAAGGAGCAGAGAAAGAAGATGCAGTCCACCACCCAGCAGAGAATGCGCCAGGAAGTACCCAAGGCGGACGTGGTCATTACCAACCCCACCCACCTCGCAGTAGCCATAAAGTACGATCCCGTTCTGGCTCCCGCCCCCATGGTCCTGGCCAAGGGGGCCAACTTCAGGGCCGAAAAGATCAAGGAGATAGCCAGGGAAAACAACATCCCCATCAGGGAAAACAAGCCATTGGCACAAGCCTTGTATAAGAACGTCCAGGAAGGCGAAACAATACCCGAAGACATGTACAAGGCAGTGGCTTCAATACTGGCTCAACTCTACAAATTCAAAAAACAGGGATCGCCTGGAGGACAATAAAAATGCCTGCAGCAAAAACCGATTCAAATACAGGGCGTCAATAATATGGCAGTTAAATCTTCTGTTCTGGGCAATATCAACTATGCCAGGTTCACTAAGCAGGGAGACATACTACTGGCCGGCGGAGTGGTGGTCATTCTTTTTGTCATGCTGGTCCCCATGCCGCCCGTGCTCCT contains the following coding sequences:
- a CDS encoding M23 family metallopeptidase; translation: MLFKKYQLVIFKDKHGSCSSITLRGWVFMFALLLILAVAGTNVYLWKHYQEYRTVSQQLNRSQDTVQSQKIQLTTLFHKFHDLEQNLERVQEFDDKLRVMLNLEPPRELNPNPIGGTSENTSPSSFPFYRQEMLTRQMHNFLDQLSKEARLEEIKQQEILQALHQQKDLLSSTPSIWPAQGWVSSDFGYRSSPFTGQREFHKGLDISAPEGTPIYAPASGKVTFTGRDGGYGITMVIDHGRGITTRYAHLQRYVADEETKVSRGELIGYVGNTGRSTGPHLHYEVRLNNMPVNPKRYILN
- the flhB gene encoding flagellar biosynthesis protein FlhB, translating into MPQKDPSKTEDATPKRRKKAREQGNVPKSQEMPKIISLIAGILALRLFFPHIRDTYMEMTEWFMDQAFHYQLNPESLYHLAVFSIQNIASMLLPFMLIVFFVTIVAIYLQVGFLWTFKPLKPKMKIFNVVEGLKKKFLDLNTLVRLVKNVGIASAVATAPYIIITSEFENFLPLFYEDPPFIVAYILNTAFKMAMLAMIPLLIIAIADVAYTRWDYEQNLKMTKDEVKDERKQAEGNPEVKKEQRKKMQSTTQQRMRQEVPKADVVITNPTHLAVAIKYDPVLAPAPMVLAKGANFRAEKIKEIARENNIPIRENKPLAQALYKNVQEGETIPEDMYKAVASILAQLYKFKKQGSPGGQ
- a CDS encoding tRNA lysidine(34) synthetase, which gives rise to MGIKKNLNHAQKICLGRCGKLMQQTGMLWPGARVGIAVSGGVDSWVLARVLMIRQKIVPFYFEIILLHVNPGFDPGNHQPLVDWLGANPLPGHIQSTDIGPRAHNPGNTKSPCFLCSWSRRKVLFDLCRKYSLTHLALGHNAEDLAATFFMNLIQTSRVDGLSAREEFFQGSLTLIRPLLLVEKKYIRNAARRWELPVWENPCPSAGASKRTEMEGMLDVLSGGNKKTRQNILNAFKRWQLDLACNLK
- the rpoZ gene encoding DNA-directed RNA polymerase subunit omega encodes the protein MARITVEDCLEKVNNRFLLVQMSVRRIQQYREGYKPLVESKNKDVVTSLREIAAGKVIPSKSIHKAGIKVD
- the dnaJ gene encoding molecular chaperone DnaJ, which codes for MAEKRDYYEVLGVSREASQEEIKKAYRKMAFKYHPDRNPDDPEAETMFKDASEAYEVLSDPEKRQRYDHLGHAGMEGNGFHGFRSTDDIFDSFSDIFGDFFGFGGRRSGPRARAGADLRYNLTVSFREAAKGTEVDLELPKREKCDRCTGQGSEPGHSAETCKHCGGSGQVHRTQGFFRVAMPCAVCQGQGMLITNPCKKCKGLGVIQVNKHIKVRVPAGVDNGSRLRLRGEGEPGEHGGPAGDLYVVIFVEEDDTFKRQGQDLVTQVDITFVQAALGGKVEVPTLDEPISMEIPKGTQSGKVFQLSGMGLPYPGGTQRGDLLVQVQVKTPTKLSKRQEELLQEFENLEKEKAGHKVKRFFKKVMGE
- the hisF gene encoding imidazole glycerol phosphate synthase subunit HisF, yielding MLSKRIIPCLDVRDGKLTKGIKFKGNVEIGDPVETARLYYEQGADEIVFYDITASAEARGIMLQVVEKVAETIFIPFSVGGGISSLEDMRAALLAGAEKVSVNSAAIKNPAIISEGAEAFGSQCIVVGMDVLRVEKSTDCPSGYEMVIHGGRKRMNIDALWWAREVERLGAGEICLNSIDADGTKDGYELDLTRLIARNVRIPVIASGGAGNPEHMTRAVTEGRASAALIASIVHYGEYTIPGIKDSMYQAGVKVRRTW
- the fliR gene encoding flagellar biosynthetic protein FliR, with amino-acid sequence MDIFNFNPETVFSFWLTFFRVSLVVFLLPFFGGEAMPVPIKAALCIVLSLALWPHLSFDAQYFPEHPAQIAVMIMGELVLGLILGLIVHFLFAAIQTGGDLIAFQMGFKMMNVVDPLTGLQESITTQFLYMCSMLVFLSINGHLYMLMGLTQSFDLIPPGGLFITPELINQIIYYSSQIFVLAFKIASPIIATVFLVNLGLAFMARTAPQMNVLLLGFPIKIAVGLLFLSLVFQLISLYVSGFISDLGGTMYNLLRAAAGPS
- the moaC gene encoding cyclic pyranopterin monophosphate synthase MoaC, which encodes MGDELTHVDKQGHVGMVDVGSKQETGRKAVVRSVVRLASSTMHMLMKQALPKGDVLVTAKLAGIMAAKKTGELIPLCHPLFLSYVDVRFDVQQDENRIVVEAEARTTAATGVEMEALVAAQTACMTIYDMCKAVQRDIVIEDCRLVHKSGGRSGTYQA